Proteins encoded in a region of the Oryctolagus cuniculus chromosome 10, mOryCun1.1, whole genome shotgun sequence genome:
- the TOPAZ1 gene encoding protein TOPAZ1 isoform X3 has protein sequence MLRYLAERTTRRQDGSRGRTRVSGGGCDSEGPSRGACTASLQPHADETPSGATRARGTRGPHARWASPRPPGRPRAGAPLPLPAAPSGGRRRSGLRAGAVGVRRRRERASPGLGAAASGGPGRMRWPTSPGPATAPGREGDDGRGLRKRSRRQAAGPQEAGGGEPEARRREENRPKRRMVARVSGREVESDKSAKEKRKVTEASNDDLQPGIDLRTFCTGPWIDEVRDLCFLVSSK, from the exons ATGCTGCGGTATCTGGCTGAGCGCACCACAAGACGTCAGGACGGAAGCCGTGGGCGGACACGGGTGTCTGGGGGCGGCTGCGACTCAGAAGGTCCAAGCCGAGGCGCGTGCACAGCCTCACTGCAGCCCCACGCCGACGAAACGCCTTCGGGAGCCACGAGGGCCCGCGGGACTCGCGGCCCTCACGCCCGTTGGGCCTCGCCGCGCCCTCCCGGCCGGCCGCGCGCGGGCGCCCCACTTCCGCTTCCGGCGGCGCCGAGTGGTGGACGGCGCAGGAGCGGGCTGCGGGCCGGGGCGGTGGGCGTCCGACGGCGGCGGGAGCGGGCTTCTCCGGGCTTGGGAGCGGCTGCGAGCGGAGGCCCAGGGCGGATGCGGTGGCCGACGTCCCCGGGCCCCGCCACGGCCCCTGGGCGGGAAGGCGACGACGGGCGAGGCCTGAGGAAGCGAAGCCGGCggcaggcagcagggccccaGGAGGCGGGCGGCGGCGAGCCCGAGGCCCGGAGGCGCGAGGAGAACAGGCCGAAGAGGAGGATGGTGGCCCGGGTGTCTGGGAGAGAAGTAGAAAGTGACAAGTCGG ccaaggaaaaaagaaaagttactgAAGCCTCAAATGATGATCTACAGCCAGGGATTGACCTG AGAACTTTCTGTACTGGACCCTGGATTGATGAAGTCAGAGACTTGTGCTTCCTTGTCAGCAG CAAATGA